Proteins encoded by one window of Acidipropionibacterium virtanenii:
- a CDS encoding low molecular weight phosphotyrosine protein phosphatase: MTRILFVCTGNICRSAFAEACLKSMLKVEDRTGVSSAGIAALVGNEMDPLMAHEAALRGIDARKHRARQLTGRILKDADVVLVFGPEHVEWIANEYPEHLAKAVSLGQAARALQSRPRLASSSWRTLLDDVQALSVEPCEADEIKDPYRRGEGIAKCAAGRICADLDVLSAALSR; the protein is encoded by the coding sequence ATGACGAGGATCCTCTTTGTGTGTACTGGCAACATCTGTCGTTCCGCGTTCGCGGAGGCTTGTCTAAAGAGCATGCTGAAAGTTGAGGATCGCACTGGGGTGAGTTCCGCAGGGATCGCGGCGTTGGTGGGCAATGAGATGGATCCGCTGATGGCCCACGAGGCCGCACTGCGTGGCATCGATGCCCGGAAGCACCGCGCCCGCCAGCTCACTGGCCGCATCCTTAAGGATGCTGACGTCGTGCTCGTCTTCGGGCCAGAGCATGTGGAGTGGATCGCGAACGAGTACCCGGAGCACCTGGCGAAGGCCGTGAGTCTCGGACAGGCGGCCCGCGCGCTGCAGTCTCGGCCGAGACTCGCGTCTTCCTCTTGGAGAACACTCCTCGACGATGTGCAGGCACTGTCCGTGGAACCTTGCGAGGCAGATGAGATCAAGGACCCGTACAGACGCGGCGAAGGTATTGCTAAATGTGCCGCCGGACGGATATGCGCGGACCTGGATGTGCTGTCTGCAGCTCTGTCAAGATAA
- a CDS encoding sugar transferase translates to MGCDLLAISIAVLISMTLASTGEDALVGLTGVPYTIAAPTLGLIWLVSLAAGGSRNAWITGAGVEEYRRVIRISLYVFGGVAIFSYILKAQFARSLFILLLPLGILLLLLERWSARAWLNHARVRGKYLTTCAVVGPEDQVARVITDLRHHVDAGFSPRGACLIGGSAKETPSELRGVPVHSADDLLGVFDKFEAVVATEGLPGSYLRALAWNLEGSPTSLVVTPRVMDIVGPRMHYTDTPGVSLMHVEIPQFTGWKYALKRAFDIIFSILALIVLSPVFLVAAILIKREDHGPVIFRQERVGRFGEPFTIHKFRSMSINAESKIQKLIDDAGGQALFFKIDHDPRMTKIGATMRKYSIDELPQFWTVLKGDMSVVGPRPQMAREVAEYLPAYKRRLLAKPGITGLWQVCGRSDLSPEEGMRLDLRYVENWSPITDLTIVAKTVTTVLKPSGAY, encoded by the coding sequence GTGGGTTGCGATCTGCTCGCTATCAGCATCGCGGTACTGATCTCGATGACGTTGGCCTCCACCGGGGAAGACGCCCTTGTCGGCCTCACCGGGGTGCCCTACACAATCGCCGCTCCGACGCTGGGGCTCATATGGCTCGTCTCCCTAGCGGCAGGCGGCTCCCGGAACGCATGGATCACCGGCGCGGGAGTCGAGGAGTACCGACGGGTCATCAGAATCAGCCTGTACGTCTTCGGCGGAGTGGCGATCTTCTCCTACATCCTGAAGGCTCAGTTCGCACGATCCCTGTTCATCCTCCTGCTGCCTCTTGGCATCTTGCTGCTCCTCCTCGAGCGGTGGTCCGCAAGGGCATGGCTCAATCATGCCCGAGTCCGCGGAAAATATCTGACCACCTGTGCCGTCGTCGGTCCCGAGGACCAGGTGGCGCGGGTGATCACCGATCTGCGCCACCATGTAGATGCCGGATTCTCCCCTCGCGGTGCCTGCCTGATCGGCGGCAGCGCGAAGGAGACGCCATCTGAATTACGCGGCGTTCCCGTACACAGCGCCGACGACCTTCTCGGTGTCTTCGACAAGTTCGAAGCGGTCGTCGCCACGGAGGGGCTCCCCGGCAGTTACCTGCGCGCCCTGGCCTGGAATCTTGAAGGTTCCCCGACGTCATTGGTAGTCACCCCGCGCGTGATGGATATCGTGGGCCCTCGCATGCATTACACCGACACGCCCGGCGTTTCGCTGATGCACGTCGAGATCCCTCAGTTCACCGGCTGGAAGTACGCGCTCAAGCGCGCCTTCGACATCATCTTCTCGATTCTGGCGCTCATCGTGCTCTCCCCGGTGTTCCTGGTCGCCGCGATCCTCATCAAGCGGGAGGATCATGGCCCGGTGATCTTCCGCCAGGAACGCGTCGGGCGCTTCGGCGAACCCTTCACCATCCACAAGTTCCGCAGCATGAGCATCAACGCGGAGTCGAAGATCCAGAAGCTCATCGACGACGCCGGCGGTCAGGCCCTCTTCTTCAAGATCGATCACGACCCCCGGATGACGAAGATCGGCGCCACCATGCGCAAGTACTCCATCGACGAGCTGCCGCAGTTCTGGACCGTGCTCAAGGGTGACATGAGCGTCGTCGGCCCCCGACCGCAGATGGCCCGCGAGGTGGCCGAGTATCTGCCCGCCTACAAGCGGCGTCTCCTCGCCAAGCCTGGAATCACCGGCCTGTGGCAGGTCTGCGGACGATCCGACCTGTCCCCGGAGGAGGGCATGCGCCTGGACCTCCGCTATGTTGAGAACTGGTCGCCGATCACCGATCTCACCATCGTCGCCAAGACCGTCACCACCGTCTTGAAGCCGAGTGGCGCATACTGA
- a CDS encoding polysaccharide biosynthesis tyrosine autokinase — MTLRDFLRLTRRRLGTIIASTLLGAAAAAGLLVLLPTHYTSQATAYVRVSVPKSASGSTDSNVYFNASQLAAQKVKAFVPLFTSESVAQAVITQLNLSVSPTELAADLSASNAANSLTINVTATGDSPERSRQIADAVVNQAAVQVRRLEGASSPVQVVMMAPASLSQVEKSPSPLKYMAAGVLAGLLLGYAFAFTRQHFDTRLRTAADITDRFEVPILAVLPQSKSIARTEAAADSDFQSAESVRKLRTNLRYANVDKQARVILVTSPLQGDGKSSVAANLAKVMAAAGDDVVLIDADLRRPSVADTYSLRGPLGLLQVLVGSVDIENTIRHGLSVLPAFETPPNPSELLGSDRMAELVRYLSRDRVVVLDAPPVLPVTDAVVLAHLADSVVVVASAGHTRAEQLDQTLEAIEHGEGAVAGVVLNRAASSRLARMRYGDAEYNYAYSQSEYARQGRPTPPSSTPRPQSHSEELSETRRMPVISSDDEEAFSHAAAQPVQRTVAARHPASHRLKRAESEDLL; from the coding sequence ATGACCCTTCGTGACTTCCTCAGACTGACCAGACGTCGGCTGGGAACCATCATCGCCTCCACCCTGCTCGGAGCCGCAGCGGCAGCCGGGCTGCTCGTGCTGCTCCCCACCCACTACACCAGTCAGGCCACCGCCTACGTTCGTGTGTCCGTACCCAAGTCGGCCAGCGGTTCGACCGACTCGAACGTCTACTTCAACGCCTCCCAACTGGCTGCCCAGAAGGTCAAGGCCTTCGTGCCCCTGTTCACATCCGAGTCCGTCGCCCAAGCGGTTATCACGCAGCTCAACCTATCTGTAAGCCCCACCGAGCTCGCGGCCGATCTCAGCGCCTCGAACGCAGCCAACTCGCTCACCATCAATGTCACCGCAACGGGGGACAGTCCTGAGCGGTCCCGACAGATCGCCGACGCTGTCGTCAACCAGGCAGCCGTCCAGGTGAGACGGCTCGAGGGGGCGAGTTCTCCCGTCCAGGTGGTGATGATGGCGCCTGCGAGTCTCTCCCAGGTTGAGAAGTCCCCCTCCCCGCTCAAGTACATGGCGGCCGGTGTCCTCGCCGGTCTGCTCCTCGGCTATGCCTTCGCGTTCACCCGCCAGCACTTCGACACGCGACTGCGCACGGCCGCCGACATCACCGATCGTTTCGAGGTGCCGATCCTGGCGGTCCTGCCGCAGTCGAAATCGATCGCCCGCACCGAGGCCGCCGCCGACAGCGACTTTCAGTCCGCGGAGTCCGTACGCAAGCTGCGTACCAACCTGCGCTACGCCAACGTCGACAAGCAGGCCCGCGTCATCCTCGTCACCTCGCCATTGCAGGGCGACGGAAAGTCGTCAGTGGCGGCCAACCTCGCCAAGGTGATGGCGGCCGCGGGCGACGACGTCGTACTCATCGACGCCGACCTGCGCAGACCCAGCGTCGCCGACACCTACAGCCTGAGAGGCCCGCTCGGCCTGCTCCAGGTGCTCGTCGGATCGGTCGACATCGAGAACACCATCCGTCACGGCCTCTCCGTTCTGCCCGCGTTCGAGACTCCGCCGAACCCCTCCGAGCTGCTCGGCTCCGACCGGATGGCCGAGCTCGTGAGATACCTCTCACGTGACCGCGTCGTCGTCCTCGACGCCCCCCCGGTGCTGCCTGTGACCGATGCCGTCGTACTCGCCCATCTCGCAGACTCCGTCGTCGTGGTGGCCTCCGCAGGGCACACCAGGGCCGAGCAGCTGGATCAGACGCTCGAAGCCATCGAGCACGGCGAGGGAGCCGTCGCCGGCGTCGTGCTCAACCGCGCCGCCTCCTCCAGGCTCGCCCGGATGCGCTATGGGGACGCGGAGTACAACTACGCATACTCCCAATCCGAGTACGCCCGGCAGGGGCGCCCCACACCGCCTTCCAGCACGCCACGGCCACAGTCCCACTCCGAGGAACTCTCGGAGACCCGCCGAATGCCCGTGATCTCCTCAGATGACGAAGAGGCCTTCTCGCACGCGGCCGCGCAACCCGTGCAGCGCACCGTGGCCGCCAGGCACCCCGCAAGCCACCGCCTCAAGCGCGCCGAGTCCGAGGATCTGCTCTGA
- a CDS encoding glycosyltransferase, with product MELDEARSAERLRVLHVVECFAAGVKTALLQYIASTPMVEHIVVANNRGEPLPDVDPGYRLISMESGHYARIRQIERLCKKLSPSLVHAHSSYAGIYTRLSRIGVPVVYTPHCFAFERRDVAAPVRAMLWLIERGLAVKTSVVAACSYREARLARQMSKSVELVPNVGRFESVDFTRSGEEPHETAARVVFLGRLSAQKDPRFAMEMVRDLRRIVADGVDAEWIGDGRQEIRHELADAGIRVSGWMDADDVSAELASCSIYVHTGAWEGFPMAILEASQLGRPIAARAIPAMERMPQDYLGDSPSQLARIVAATLRSSERREECSARWANVLAVNTRENQREALLGVYDRVADCRTRGSMRWR from the coding sequence ATGGAACTGGATGAGGCCCGATCCGCCGAAAGGCTACGCGTGCTGCACGTGGTGGAATGCTTTGCCGCGGGGGTGAAGACGGCGCTGTTGCAATACATCGCTTCCACTCCGATGGTTGAACATATCGTAGTGGCGAATAACCGTGGTGAGCCGCTGCCCGATGTTGATCCTGGCTACCGGCTAATTTCTATGGAGAGCGGACACTATGCACGAATTAGGCAGATTGAGAGACTCTGCAAGAAGCTTAGTCCATCACTGGTTCATGCACACTCGAGTTACGCCGGCATATATACGCGGCTGAGCCGCATCGGCGTGCCTGTTGTGTACACCCCGCACTGTTTCGCATTTGAGCGTCGAGACGTTGCAGCCCCTGTGAGAGCGATGCTCTGGTTGATTGAGCGAGGACTCGCCGTCAAGACCTCGGTGGTAGCCGCATGCTCATATCGTGAAGCCCGGCTTGCTCGTCAGATGTCGAAGAGCGTGGAACTTGTCCCCAATGTCGGACGTTTCGAATCAGTGGATTTTACACGTTCTGGAGAAGAACCGCATGAGACGGCAGCGAGGGTCGTCTTCCTGGGCCGACTGTCTGCACAGAAGGATCCACGGTTCGCGATGGAGATGGTGCGTGATCTACGCCGGATTGTGGCTGACGGGGTTGATGCTGAATGGATCGGGGACGGTCGACAGGAGATCCGTCACGAGCTTGCGGATGCTGGGATTAGAGTGAGCGGATGGATGGATGCAGACGATGTTTCCGCGGAGCTGGCCAGCTGTTCGATCTATGTACATACTGGTGCATGGGAGGGTTTCCCGATGGCGATTCTCGAGGCGTCCCAGCTTGGACGGCCCATCGCAGCCCGGGCCATCCCCGCAATGGAGCGGATGCCTCAGGACTATCTTGGAGACTCGCCGTCGCAACTCGCCAGGATCGTGGCCGCGACGCTGCGATCGTCCGAACGACGCGAGGAGTGTTCTGCCCGGTGGGCGAACGTCTTGGCCGTGAACACTCGGGAAAACCAGCGTGAGGCACTGTTGGGCGTCTATGACCGCGTCGCCGATTGCCGGACGAGAGGAAGCATGAGATGGAGATAG
- the tnpC gene encoding IS66 family transposase — protein MPRSRKPTYDELVALVAAQAAQIAELKARIAELERQLGSTSRNSSKPPSTDGLAKPAPKSLRRPSGKKPGGQPGHPGTTLRQVDHPDHVVVHAPGRCPACGGVLDGSCDGGVVARQVVELPQVRVTVTEHRILTRRCACGALAAGTAPAGVNAPVSYGPRARAAMAYLAAGQYIPIRRVASTLADLLGMPVATGTVASAVEQAGGEHLDEFTDQVAAGIAASPIVHADETGLRVAGKLHWVHSASTGRYSHISVHPKRGRKGMDAAGILPGFSGILVHDAWAPYDTLTGPAHQLCCAHLLRELVAVADYHDAHDPPGAFCWARQVLDALLVLIRDPHAAAGKADPQFLARQRRLVTDAALLGAASEVPGKVGAKHRALARRIGARIDDYLRFATTPGLEPDNNAAEREIRMVKVHHKVSGTHRTLTGAEGFLRLRSYLATTAKQARNTYQALIDLFNGQAWTPATT, from the coding sequence ATGCCGCGGTCGCGTAAACCCACCTATGACGAGTTGGTCGCGCTGGTGGCCGCCCAGGCGGCCCAGATCGCGGAGTTGAAGGCCCGGATCGCCGAGTTGGAACGCCAACTCGGGTCGACCTCGCGGAACTCTTCGAAGCCACCCTCGACCGACGGGCTGGCCAAGCCCGCCCCGAAATCCTTGCGGCGTCCCTCGGGCAAGAAGCCAGGCGGCCAGCCCGGCCATCCGGGCACCACACTGCGCCAGGTCGATCATCCCGATCATGTGGTGGTGCATGCCCCCGGCCGGTGTCCGGCCTGTGGCGGGGTGCTGGACGGCTCCTGTGATGGGGGTGTGGTGGCCCGGCAGGTGGTCGAACTGCCCCAGGTGCGTGTGACCGTCACCGAGCATCGGATCCTCACGCGCCGGTGCGCCTGCGGAGCCCTGGCCGCCGGGACGGCGCCGGCCGGTGTCAACGCACCGGTCTCCTACGGGCCGCGTGCCCGTGCGGCGATGGCCTATCTGGCCGCCGGCCAGTACATACCGATCAGGCGGGTGGCTTCGACGCTGGCCGATCTGCTGGGGATGCCGGTGGCGACCGGGACGGTGGCCTCCGCCGTCGAACAGGCGGGCGGTGAGCACTTGGACGAGTTCACCGACCAGGTGGCCGCCGGGATCGCCGCATCCCCGATCGTCCATGCCGACGAGACGGGGCTGCGGGTCGCCGGGAAGCTGCACTGGGTCCACTCGGCCTCCACCGGCCGATACTCCCACATCAGCGTCCATCCCAAACGCGGCCGGAAGGGCATGGATGCCGCCGGCATCCTGCCGGGCTTCTCCGGGATTCTGGTTCATGACGCCTGGGCCCCCTACGACACGCTCACCGGACCGGCCCACCAGTTGTGCTGCGCCCACCTGCTCCGCGAACTGGTCGCGGTGGCCGACTACCACGACGCCCACGACCCGCCCGGGGCGTTCTGCTGGGCCCGTCAGGTCCTCGACGCCCTCCTGGTCCTCATCCGCGACCCCCACGCCGCCGCCGGAAAGGCCGACCCCCAGTTCCTGGCCCGCCAGCGGCGGCTGGTCACCGATGCGGCACTGCTGGGCGCCGCCTCGGAGGTGCCGGGGAAGGTCGGGGCGAAGCATCGGGCCCTGGCCCGGCGGATCGGTGCCCGGATCGATGACTACCTGCGCTTCGCCACCACACCGGGCCTGGAACCCGACAACAATGCGGCTGAACGCGAGATCCGCATGGTCAAGGTCCACCACAAGGTCTCAGGCACCCACCGCACCCTGACCGGCGCCGAGGGCTTCCTCCGGCTGCGCTCCTACCTGGCCACCACCGCCAAGCAGGCCCGCAACACCTACCAGGCCCTCATCGACCTGTTCAACGGACAGGCCTGGACCCCGGCCACCACCTGA
- a CDS encoding LCP family protein: protein MGSDSRGSDQGRSDSLMVAHLSGDRETLYLVTFLRDMWVTIPANKSVPHDSKAKINAAYSWGGPALTIKTLQNLTGVTMDHAAIIDFEGFIKLTDELGGVTVNNPQASTNLGYTFKKGTITLKGEQALAYVRQRYNLANGDLDRAARQRAVVTAIIDKTLSGGVLANPKKFNDVMASASQTMTVDSGLTNANIRKIATSLKFRSGAGVVPVQAPISGFGKSADGQAYDIVDEAGMKALSAALKNDTMADYVANHPQ from the coding sequence ATGGGTTCGGACTCCCGCGGCTCGGACCAGGGACGCTCCGACTCGCTGATGGTCGCCCACCTCTCGGGGGACCGGGAGACCCTCTACCTGGTGACCTTCCTGCGTGACATGTGGGTCACCATCCCCGCGAACAAGTCCGTCCCCCACGATTCGAAGGCCAAGATCAACGCCGCCTACTCCTGGGGCGGCCCGGCCCTGACCATCAAGACCCTGCAGAATCTCACCGGGGTAACGATGGACCACGCCGCCATCATCGACTTCGAGGGATTCATCAAGCTCACCGACGAGCTCGGCGGGGTCACCGTCAACAATCCCCAGGCCTCCACGAATCTCGGCTACACCTTCAAGAAGGGCACCATCACCCTCAAGGGCGAGCAGGCCCTGGCCTACGTCCGCCAGCGCTACAACCTCGCCAATGGTGATCTGGACCGCGCCGCCCGGCAGCGTGCGGTGGTCACCGCGATCATCGACAAGACCCTGTCGGGAGGGGTACTGGCGAATCCGAAGAAGTTCAATGACGTGATGGCATCGGCCTCCCAGACCATGACGGTGGACTCGGGTCTGACCAACGCCAACATCCGGAAGATCGCCACCAGCCTCAAGTTCCGCTCCGGAGCCGGCGTGGTCCCAGTCCAGGCGCCGATCTCGGGCTTCGGCAAGTCGGCCGACGGTCAGGCCTACGACATCGTCGACGAGGCGGGGATGAAGGCGCTGTCGGCCGCGCTGAAGAATGACACAATGGCGGACTACGTCGCCAACCACCCTCAGTAG
- a CDS encoding low molecular weight phosphatase family protein encodes MTFRILVVCTGNICRSPAAAQLLDAAVESDVDVSSAGTDALVGLSLDPAMADAMRRAGAAPRPHRARRLNSWLLEVADLVLTMDQVQRRRVLELAPEALHRTFTLREFALICQSLLQAGDSSWPARSSQESRFRSLTERAGRRHGLLRPGPDVVIEDPYRGPAAGYDRAMNQIGAAVRLILEALHTTRAPRPVLLRPSTPRRLLPDGPAEILNWPPPIGRAPRRSGEPPSPN; translated from the coding sequence ATGACTTTCCGGATCCTTGTCGTGTGTACGGGGAATATCTGTCGCTCCCCTGCTGCGGCACAGCTGCTCGATGCAGCGGTCGAATCCGACGTGGACGTCTCCAGCGCCGGCACGGACGCTCTGGTGGGTCTCAGCCTGGATCCCGCGATGGCAGATGCCATGCGCCGGGCCGGTGCAGCGCCCCGGCCCCATCGCGCCCGCCGGCTCAACTCCTGGCTCCTGGAGGTCGCAGACCTGGTACTCACCATGGATCAGGTCCAGCGAAGAAGGGTCCTGGAACTGGCTCCGGAGGCCCTGCACCGCACCTTCACCCTCCGCGAGTTCGCGCTGATCTGCCAGAGCCTTCTCCAGGCCGGTGACTCGTCATGGCCGGCCCGGAGCTCCCAGGAGTCACGGTTCCGCAGTCTCACCGAACGCGCCGGACGACGGCACGGGCTGTTGCGTCCGGGCCCCGACGTCGTCATCGAGGATCCCTATCGGGGACCCGCCGCGGGCTATGACCGGGCGATGAACCAGATCGGGGCGGCCGTGAGACTCATCCTCGAGGCTCTCCATACGACCCGAGCGCCACGCCCCGTCCTCCTGCGGCCCTCCACACCCCGACGACTCCTACCGGACGGCCCCGCAGAGATCCTCAACTGGCCGCCGCCGATCGGTCGAGCACCTCGCCGTAGCGGCGAGCCGCCGTCTCCCAACTGA
- a CDS encoding glycosyltransferase family 4 protein: protein MERPVALVCSGDPPEGNAEVLHLARALRSVGRPAVIWVADDRPSRVIRSLDGLVLRHLPAPLPGRSMTSRLVHAGSRASATQAWKHAFEQDHPGVIDVHGFGPAGVQALSLARRTGTPLVISSRGETLAQGARSISRHPGLAKAYAEALRRASCVVATDSEVAADLRSRFGATVEVIPDGIDPVATSFDWSDIPWQIDGRPVVFACGEIDEMSGFDLLVEASARLSAGHQLVIGGQGHGLEGLKRWARSRGGTGSVSFPGRLSASQKAAGLDHADVVVLPGRVSTSRAEIVDAWRSGTPLVATATRTAAATVHHGMDALLVPPGESAPLAECVGRLLIDQRLSADLAAEGRRRVDEFSWETAARRYGEVLDRSAAAS, encoded by the coding sequence GTGGAGCGTCCTGTCGCACTCGTCTGTTCGGGAGATCCCCCCGAGGGGAACGCCGAGGTGCTGCACCTGGCCCGGGCACTGCGGTCGGTGGGCCGTCCGGCGGTGATCTGGGTGGCCGACGATCGGCCGAGCAGGGTGATCAGGTCACTCGACGGGCTGGTGCTGAGGCATCTTCCGGCCCCGCTGCCGGGACGTTCGATGACGTCCCGGCTCGTCCACGCCGGATCTCGCGCCTCGGCGACGCAGGCGTGGAAGCACGCCTTCGAGCAGGATCATCCCGGGGTGATCGACGTTCACGGGTTCGGCCCTGCGGGGGTGCAGGCCCTGTCGTTGGCGAGGCGGACCGGTACTCCGTTGGTGATCAGCAGCAGGGGTGAGACCTTGGCGCAAGGGGCCCGGAGCATCTCCCGCCATCCCGGGCTGGCCAAGGCCTACGCCGAGGCGCTGCGCCGGGCCTCGTGCGTCGTGGCGACCGACTCCGAGGTGGCCGCCGACCTGCGCTCCCGGTTCGGGGCGACGGTGGAGGTGATCCCCGATGGAATCGATCCGGTGGCAACCTCCTTCGACTGGTCCGACATCCCGTGGCAGATCGACGGCCGCCCGGTGGTCTTCGCCTGCGGGGAGATCGATGAGATGTCCGGCTTCGACCTGCTGGTCGAGGCCTCGGCGCGTCTGTCGGCCGGCCATCAGCTGGTGATCGGTGGGCAGGGGCACGGCCTGGAAGGGCTGAAGCGGTGGGCCCGCAGCCGCGGCGGAACCGGCTCGGTGAGCTTCCCGGGCCGGCTGAGCGCCAGCCAGAAGGCGGCCGGGCTGGATCACGCCGATGTGGTGGTGCTGCCTGGGCGGGTGAGCACGTCCAGGGCCGAGATCGTGGATGCCTGGCGTTCGGGCACGCCGTTGGTGGCCACCGCGACGCGCACGGCGGCGGCGACCGTTCATCACGGGATGGATGCGCTCCTGGTTCCGCCCGGGGAGTCGGCGCCGTTGGCCGAGTGCGTGGGACGGCTCCTCATCGACCAACGGCTGTCGGCCGATCTGGCGGCCGAGGGGCGACGCCGGGTCGACGAGTTCAGTTGGGAGACGGCGGCTCGCCGCTACGGCGAGGTGCTCGACCGATCGGCGGCGGCCAGTTGA
- a CDS encoding sugar transferase has translation MTQESSLASPGPALREITGRAVPARRAPTGILSFRLRNTSDAPQQPRKPRNRHVSILGVLLTDLTTVTVSTVCALLIRARTDIPVFEEDAVTEPILAPIALVMVPAWLIIIALFGGYQHKHLGVGTIEYRRVLNASLLAAGLLGISAYLLQYPMSRAFYFLMFSIGIPLVLAGRYLMRRHLQQARVRGRFRRRVLVAGDYGHISDLVAILHRERWLGYDVVGLLTDDPSPKPEELTVPTVDSPEHVVTAARLTGADGVIFAEGAYSRGRDFNRLARQLESESAELIVVPTLTDVAAARMTIRPVGGIPLVHIDKPQAERATTWLKRSFDIVGSLLLIIVTSPIVAIAALAIKREDGGPILFKQRRVGMKGEIFECLKLRSMVTNAEEIKAKLLSDNGGVLFKMSRDPRVTRVGEIIRKFSIDEMPQFVNVLRGDMSLVGPRPALENEVAQYKSHVRRRLDVRPGITGLWQVSGRSDLSWDDAVRLDLYYVDNWSMLQDLSILKRTVKAVFSSSGAY, from the coding sequence GTGACACAGGAGAGTTCGCTGGCCAGCCCGGGCCCGGCCCTTCGCGAGATCACAGGACGGGCCGTCCCCGCCCGTCGGGCCCCCACCGGGATCCTCTCCTTCCGCCTCCGGAATACCTCTGACGCTCCGCAGCAACCCCGGAAGCCCCGGAACCGACATGTCAGCATCCTCGGCGTCCTGCTCACCGATCTCACCACCGTGACGGTATCGACGGTCTGCGCGCTGCTGATCCGCGCCCGCACCGACATTCCGGTGTTCGAGGAGGACGCGGTCACCGAGCCCATCCTCGCCCCGATCGCACTGGTGATGGTGCCCGCCTGGCTGATCATCATCGCCCTGTTCGGCGGCTACCAACACAAGCATCTGGGAGTCGGGACGATCGAGTACCGGCGGGTGCTCAACGCCTCCCTGCTGGCAGCGGGACTGCTGGGCATCTCCGCCTACCTGTTGCAGTACCCGATGTCGAGGGCCTTCTACTTCCTCATGTTCAGCATCGGAATCCCCCTCGTGCTGGCCGGGCGCTACCTGATGCGCCGGCACCTGCAGCAGGCCAGGGTCCGCGGGCGCTTCCGCCGGCGCGTGCTCGTCGCCGGGGACTACGGCCACATCAGCGATCTGGTCGCCATCCTCCACCGGGAGCGCTGGCTGGGCTACGACGTGGTGGGCCTGCTCACCGACGACCCCTCGCCGAAACCGGAGGAGCTCACCGTCCCCACCGTCGACAGCCCCGAACACGTGGTCACCGCCGCCCGCCTCACCGGCGCCGACGGCGTCATCTTCGCCGAGGGCGCCTACTCCCGCGGCAGAGACTTCAACCGGCTGGCCCGCCAGCTCGAGAGCGAGAGCGCCGAGCTGATCGTCGTCCCCACCCTCACCGACGTCGCGGCCGCAAGGATGACGATCCGCCCGGTCGGCGGCATCCCCCTGGTACACATCGACAAGCCCCAGGCCGAACGTGCGACCACCTGGCTGAAGCGATCCTTCGACATCGTCGGATCCCTCCTGCTCATCATCGTCACCTCCCCGATCGTCGCCATCGCCGCTCTCGCCATCAAGCGGGAGGACGGCGGCCCGATCCTCTTCAAGCAGCGCCGGGTGGGCATGAAGGGCGAGATCTTCGAGTGCCTCAAGCTGCGCAGCATGGTGACCAACGCCGAGGAGATCAAGGCGAAGCTGCTCTCCGACAACGGCGGCGTGCTGTTCAAGATGTCGCGCGATCCGCGGGTCACCCGGGTGGGCGAGATCATCCGGAAGTTCTCCATCGACGAGATGCCCCAGTTCGTCAACGTGCTGCGCGGCGACATGAGCCTGGTGGGTCCTCGCCCCGCCCTGGAGAACGAGGTCGCCCAGTACAAGTCGCATGTGCGCCGCCGGCTGGACGTGCGCCCCGGCATCACCGGCCTGTGGCAGGTCTCGGGACGCTCGGATCTCTCCTGGGACGACGCGGTGCGCCTGGACCTCTACTACGTCGACAACTGGTCGATGCTCCAGGACCTCTCCATTCTCAAGCGGACCGTCAAGGCGGTCTTCTCCTCCTCGGGCGCCTATTAG